A window from Alphaproteobacteria bacterium LSUCC0719 encodes these proteins:
- a CDS encoding TVP38/TMEM64 family protein, which produces MPSRMNTRVMPLLKRLWLPVILAIGLGLFLALGGHRILRWESIALHYGALTSATEANLPLAALTFFGVYVIAVAFSLPIALPLTLTGGALFGWLAAGLVMGGATAGAAVVFIAARTVFADLARKRAGPFLARLEDGFSRNAFSYLLALRLIPAAPFWVVNIVPALTRMTLASFVLATFIGIAPGTIVFVAVGRGFDHILGAGRVPDLAVLGSPQILGPLAALGLLALLPVAWQRIRSTRRKGHRNATDQH; this is translated from the coding sequence ATGCCATCCAGGATGAACACCAGGGTGATGCCGCTGCTGAAACGGCTGTGGCTGCCGGTGATTCTGGCAATTGGTCTCGGCCTGTTCCTTGCGCTTGGCGGGCATCGCATCCTGAGATGGGAAAGCATTGCGCTGCATTACGGCGCGCTGACCAGCGCGACCGAAGCCAACCTGCCGCTTGCCGCCCTCACCTTTTTTGGCGTCTATGTCATCGCCGTTGCCTTTTCGCTGCCGATCGCCCTGCCGCTGACACTGACCGGTGGCGCGCTGTTCGGCTGGCTTGCCGCCGGGCTTGTGATGGGCGGTGCAACGGCTGGTGCTGCAGTGGTTTTCATCGCCGCACGAACGGTTTTTGCCGATCTGGCGCGCAAACGTGCCGGCCCGTTCCTGGCCCGGTTGGAAGACGGATTTTCCCGCAATGCCTTTTCCTATCTTCTGGCGCTTCGCCTGATCCCGGCCGCGCCCTTCTGGGTGGTCAATATCGTGCCGGCGCTGACCCGGATGACGCTTGCAAGCTTTGTTCTGGCCACCTTTATCGGGATCGCTCCGGGAACAATTGTGTTTGTTGCGGTTGGCAGGGGGTTCGATCACATTCTGGGCGCCGGCAGGGTGCCGGACCTTGCCGTGCTGGGTTCACCACAGATCCTCGGGCCACTGGCGGCGCTGGGATTGCTGGCGCTGCTGCCGGTGGCATGGCAGCGGATTCGAAGCACCCGCCGGAAAGGACATCGCAATGCAACAGATCAGCACTGA
- a CDS encoding NAD(P)/FAD-dependent oxidoreductase — MQQISTDICIIGAGSGGLSVAAGAAQMGARVVLFEANQMGGDCLNSGCVPSKALLAAAKAAHQSAGNPAMGVTGAPPVVDFAAVKAHVAATIATIAPHDSVERFTGLGVTVITERARFVAPRRVRSDTVDVTAKFFVIATGSTAMVPPIPGLDSVPFHTNETIFSDPEKPDHLVIIGGGPIGIEMAQAHRRLGCRVTVIEAATVLGKEDPEIGSLLVARLRDEGIEIIEGSGVTAVGGTAGALTLTLEDGRRIAASHLLVAAGRRPTIDGLGLEAAGIMTGHNGISTDRRLRTNDKRVFAIGDVTERPQFTHIAGYHAGIVIRNMLFRLPARVNEVMTPWVTYTDPELAHVGLTEDEAAAAWGARNIRSQSVSLADNDRAVAERRTEGMIKIVTHRNGRIIGATILAPQAGEMILAWSLAISRRQKIASMAGVIAPYPTFGEAGKRAAGQFFTDTLFSRRTRAIVRLLMKL; from the coding sequence ATGCAACAGATCAGCACTGACATCTGCATCATCGGTGCCGGATCAGGCGGGCTGAGCGTTGCCGCCGGGGCAGCGCAGATGGGCGCACGAGTGGTGCTGTTCGAGGCCAACCAGATGGGCGGCGACTGCCTGAACAGCGGCTGTGTTCCGTCAAAGGCGTTGCTGGCCGCGGCAAAGGCAGCCCATCAGAGCGCCGGCAATCCGGCGATGGGGGTGACAGGCGCCCCGCCGGTGGTGGATTTTGCAGCGGTCAAGGCACATGTCGCGGCGACCATCGCCACAATCGCCCCGCATGATTCGGTCGAGCGTTTCACCGGCCTTGGCGTCACGGTGATCACCGAGCGGGCACGGTTCGTCGCACCTCGGCGGGTGCGTTCCGACACGGTCGATGTCACGGCGAAATTCTTTGTCATCGCCACCGGTTCAACCGCCATGGTGCCGCCGATCCCCGGGCTGGACAGCGTGCCCTTTCACACCAATGAGACAATTTTCAGCGACCCGGAGAAACCGGATCATCTTGTCATTATCGGCGGCGGGCCAATTGGCATCGAGATGGCGCAGGCACACAGACGCCTCGGCTGCCGGGTCACAGTGATCGAAGCGGCGACAGTGCTTGGCAAAGAGGATCCGGAGATAGGATCGCTGCTGGTGGCGCGGCTTCGCGACGAAGGAATCGAGATCATCGAGGGCAGCGGTGTGACAGCGGTGGGCGGAACCGCCGGTGCGCTGACCCTGACGCTCGAAGACGGACGCCGGATCGCGGCAAGCCATCTTCTGGTCGCCGCGGGTCGACGCCCGACCATTGATGGTCTGGGGCTGGAAGCCGCCGGCATCATGACGGGCCACAACGGCATTTCCACCGACCGGCGGCTGCGGACAAATGACAAAAGGGTATTTGCCATTGGCGATGTGACAGAACGCCCGCAATTCACCCATATCGCCGGCTATCACGCCGGTATCGTGATTCGCAACATGCTGTTTCGACTGCCGGCACGGGTCAATGAGGTGATGACGCCGTGGGTGACCTATACCGACCCCGAACTGGCGCATGTCGGCCTGACCGAGGATGAAGCGGCGGCGGCCTGGGGCGCGCGCAATATCCGCAGCCAGAGCGTGTCGCTGGCAGACAATGACCGCGCCGTGGCAGAACGACGAACCGAAGGCATGATCAAAATCGTAACGCATCGCAATGGCCGTATCATCGGCGCGACAATTCTGGCACCGCAGGCAGGCGAGATGATCCTTGCCTGGTCACTTGCCATCAGCCGACGCCAGAAGATCGCCAGCATGGCCGGTGTCATCGCGCCCTATCCGACCTTTGGCGAGGCTGGCA